A DNA window from Tachysurus fulvidraco isolate hzauxx_2018 chromosome 4, HZAU_PFXX_2.0, whole genome shotgun sequence contains the following coding sequences:
- the LOC125141038 gene encoding DNA-directed RNA polymerase II subunit RPB1-like gives MNPSPPGRSIQPGYTRRDPRPSPYPRPAPADPMAGYRRFQLRHIISELTTLLEQLISPELPAHAYLPSPIMRNPPVLMSSSQTTLVNLVDRGSQTDGCPHAHPCTREPGTPGSPPPYAYVRPLSPTFPSSPSDSNPASPDYTPESPDYTPGSPDYTPTTPLY, from the exons ATGA ATCCTTCACCTCCAGGTCGGTCAATTCAGCCTGGCTACACCCGCCGGGACCCTCGTCCTTCTCCCTATCCAAGACCTGCGCCTGCTGACCCCATGGCCGGCTATCGCCGCTTCCAACTGCGTCATATCATCTCTGAGCTCACTACGCTTCTGGAACAGCTCATTTCTCCTGAACTGCCTGCGCATGCTTATCTGCCATCCCCTATTATGAGAAATCCTCCTGTTCTCATGTCCTCCTCTCAAACCACTCTGGTAAACCTCGTGGACAGGGGATCTCAAACTGATGGCTGTCCTCATGCTCACCCTTGCACCCGTGAGCCTGGAACTCCCGGCTCCCCCCCTCCTTATGCCTATGTTCGTCCCCTCTCTCCCACCTTTCCATCTTCTCCCTCTGATTCTAACCCTGcgtctccagattacactcctgaatctccagattacactcctggatctccagattacactcctactACTCCCCTTTACTAA